Proteins from one Mucilaginibacter jinjuensis genomic window:
- a CDS encoding helix-turn-helix domain-containing protein, whose protein sequence is MRKESLSQLVEVLHSKYEQCTYIAQLTFFQIVYVVSGSGFLHINNNKISYQEGNLMLLTPNDEYRFEVVCPTEFLLVKFARKYVRDASREDVNCLECVLYHAPHVLGCVLKNKPDEPIVKHIAQALIHEIANNDVYSKEAILHFVNALIAVTARNLTKMKSEHIQANADSRIHSIIDYIQTNIYIPEKLRANVIAQKFNLSETYLGTYFKRESGETLSSFITQYKLRLIEHKLKFSDMRINEIVAEFKFSDESHLNKFFKKHKGISLTKFRRD, encoded by the coding sequence ATGCGGAAAGAAAGTTTAAGTCAGTTAGTAGAGGTATTGCATAGTAAATATGAGCAGTGTACTTACATAGCCCAGTTAACCTTTTTTCAAATTGTTTATGTAGTTTCTGGCAGTGGATTTTTGCATATTAATAACAACAAAATTTCTTACCAGGAAGGGAACCTGATGTTGCTTACACCTAATGATGAGTACCGCTTTGAAGTTGTGTGCCCTACTGAATTTCTTTTAGTAAAGTTTGCAAGAAAATATGTGCGTGATGCATCACGAGAGGATGTTAACTGCCTAGAATGTGTATTATACCATGCCCCTCATGTGCTGGGTTGCGTCTTAAAAAACAAACCAGACGAACCAATAGTAAAGCATATTGCCCAGGCTTTGATTCATGAAATTGCCAACAACGATGTGTACAGTAAAGAAGCTATATTACATTTTGTAAATGCCCTTATTGCAGTAACAGCACGAAACCTGACCAAAATGAAATCGGAGCATATCCAGGCTAATGCTGATAGCAGAATTCACTCCATAATAGATTATATACAGACCAATATTTATATACCCGAAAAATTGCGGGCCAATGTTATAGCGCAGAAATTTAATTTGTCTGAAACTTATTTGGGTACCTATTTTAAAAGAGAGAGCGGGGAAACACTTTCATCATTTATTACCCAATACAAATTGAGGTTAATTGAACACAAATTAAAATTTAGTGATATGCGTATTAATGAAATTGTGGCTGAATTTAAATTTTCAGACGAAAGCCATCTCAACAAATTCTTCAAAAAACACAAAGGCATTAGTTTAACAAAATTCAGAAGGGATTAA